The sequence ACGTAGTCGACGTCCTGGAAGCCCGAGTCGTTCATCTCAGGACGGCGTGCTTCGAACTTCTTTGCCGTGCAGGGCATGATGGAAACGGAAACGATCTTGGCCGGGTCGAGCCCCTTCTCCTTGGCGAAGTAGGTCTTGACCAGCGTGCCGAACATCTGCTGCGGCGACTTGCAGGTGGAGGTGTAGGCGGCGAAATCGGGGAAGTAGGTCTCCATGAACTTGATCCAGCCCGGCGAGCAGGAGGTGATCAGCGGCAGCAGGCCGCCGCTCTTGACGCGCTCGATCAGCTCGGTCCCCTCCTCCATGATGGTCAGGTCGGCGGTGAAGTTGGTGTCGAACACGTAGTCGAAGCCGATCTTCTTCAAGGCAGCGTACATCTTGCCCACCGTCACCGTGCCCATGTCCATGCCGAACTCCTCGGCCAGGGTGACACGGATGGAAGGCGCCTCCTGGACCACGACGATCTTGCCGGGATCGAGGATGGCATCCCAGACATCGTCGACCTCGCTGCGCTCACGCAGGGCGCCGGTCGGGCAGAACACCGTACACTGTCCGCAGTTGACGCAGGAGCTGTGCCCCAGCCCCTCCTTGAAGAAGGTGTTGACGTTGACCTCGAAGCCGCGGTTGACCATGTCGATGGCCGACACCGACTGGATGTCGCTGCAGACGGTTACGCAGCGTCCGCAGACGATGCACTTCTTGGGATCGCGGTGCACCGAAGGGCTGGATTCGTCGATGGGCCTGTCTTCCACGACGAGCTGAAAGCGGTCGAAATCGACGCCCATGGCGTTGGCCAGGTCCTGCAGCTCGCACTTGTTGTTGGCCACGCAGGTCGGGCACTCGGTGGCGTGGTTGGAAAGGACCAACTCGACCAGCGTCTTGCGCAGTGAGCGCAGCTGGCGGGAGTTGGTGGTCACCTTCATGCCCTTTTCGGCCGGGGTGCAGCAGGAGCGTTTCGGCCCCGGCATGCCGTCGATCTCGACGATGCAGACGCCGCAGGAGGCGGTCGGCTTCAGGTTGGGGTGGTAGCACAGGCTGGGGATCAGCACCCCCGCCTGGCGCGCCGCTTCGAGGATGGTCGTCCCGGCTTCGACGGTTATCTCCTTGCCGTCAATCGTTAGCGTGATATTTTTGCTCATGTGCTTCACCTTTTTTGTTATTTTGGATTCAGGTTGAATTCTTCGGGAAAATGGTCCAGGGCGCTCTTGACCGGCATGATCAGCGACTGGCCCAGGGGGCAGAGCGACGACTTGAACATCGTGTCGGCCAGGTGCAGCATGGTCGCCGCGTCGCCTTCGCGGCCCTGACCCTGGCGCAGGCGGTAGACGATCTGCAGGATCTGCTGGGTGCCGATGCGGCAGGGAACGCACTGGCCGCAGCTCTCATGGGCGAAGAACTTGGCGATGGAAAAGAGCATGTCGAGAATCGAGGTCCCCTCGTCCATCACCAGCACCGCGCCCGAGCCGAGCACGGCCCGGTTCTCCTTCAGGCTCTCGAAATCCATTTTCACGTCCAAGAGCTTTTCGGGCAGGAAGACGCCGGCTGCGCCGCCCAGCAGGGCGGCCTTGAATTTTTTGCCGCCCCTGATGCCGCCGCCGTAGCCGAAGATGATCTCGCGCAAGCTGGTGCCCATGTCGGTCTCGACCAGCCCCGGGTACTCGACGTGGCCGAGGATGGTGAAGACCTTGGTCCCCGGGCACTTGTCGGTGCCGATCTTGCGGAACCAGCCGGCGCCGTTGGCGATGATGGCCGGGACGTTGGCCAGGGTCTCGACGTTGTTGACCGCAGTCGGCTTCTGCCAGAGCCCGTTGGTCACCGGGTAGGGCGGCTTGACGCGCGGGTTGCCGCGCTTGCCCTCCAGCGACTCGATCAGCGCCGTCTCCTCGCCGCAGATGTAGGCGCCGGCTCCTTTGCGGATCTCGAGCTCGAAGGAGAAACCGCTCTCGAGGATGTTCTGGCCAATCAGGCCGTATGCGCTTGCCTGGGCGATGGCCCTTTTCAGCCGCTCGATCGAGAGTTCATACTCGCCACGGATGTAGACGAAGCCCTTGGCGGCGCCGATGGCGTAACCGGCGATGGTCATGGCCTCGATCAGCTTGTGCGGGTCGCCCTCGAGGATCAGCCGGTCCTTGAACGTGCCCGGTTCGCCCTCGTCGGCGTTGCAGATGACGTACTTCTCGGCGCCGCTCGCCTTGCGCGTGAACTCCCACTTCATGCCGGTCGGGAAACCGGCGCCGCCGCGGCCGCGCAACCCCGAGCTCTTGATCTGTTCGATCACCGCCTCGGGGGTGATCTTTTCGGTGAAGATTTTTTCGATTCCCCTGTAGCCGCCGGCGGCAAGGACCTCGTCGATGTTCTCGGGATCGACGGTCCAGGCCTTGTCCAGGACGACGCGGCGCTGAGCGCGCGTCAGCCCGATCTTGGCGCCCTTCTCCGCGGCTGTTGCCGCGACCGGGGCCGCGGCCATAGACGCGACCGGGGCGTGGGACAGGCCGGCGACGACCCGCCCCTTGAGCAGGTGCTCGTCAATGATGCGGGTGACGTCGTTTTCGGTCACATGGAAATAATACATGCGGTCGGGATAGACGGCCAGGATCACCCCTTTGCCGACGATGCCGACGCTGCCGCTTTCCAATACCTTTATTTCATCCTGCAGCTTCCTGGCCTGCAGTTCCTTCTCCAGCCGGCGTTTGACCTCGAAGACTCCGGCCTGGGCCGTCCCTTCGTCGACCGGGAGCAGGACGTGGGTGCGATAGACGCTCATTTGGCCCTCCTCAGGTCCTCGATGACCCCGGCGATGCGCTCACTCGTCAGGTTGCCGTAGACCCGGCCGTTGACCATCATGGCCGGGGCCACGCCACACACGCCCAGGCAGGAGGTCATTTCCAGGGTGAAGAGCTTGTCGGGCGTGGTCTCGCCGAAGCCGACGCCCAGCAGCCGCATCAGCTCGCGCGAGATGGTTGAGGAGCCGAGCAAATGGCAGGGCGGCGACTGGCAGACGCGGATGAGGTTTTTGCCTCGCGGCTTCAGGCTGTACATGGTGTAGAAGCTGGCCACGCCGAAGACGAAGCTGTAGGGCAGCTTCAGGTAGTCGGCGGCGGCGCGCAAATCGGCGTCATCCAGGTAGTGCTCGGCGCTGGCGTCCTGGATGTCGTGCAGGATGGCCAGCAGGTTGTCGGTCGAGGCTTCGTATTGCTTCAATATTTTATCCCGCTTCATGGGCACCTCATAACATGGCTTCGATGGCCACCGCCTCGGCAACGACGGCCTCTTTTTCCGGGTTCTGGTTGCGGTCGCAGTGCAGACAGCGCCGCGCCTCTTCCACCGCCTCGTCCAGCGTCAAGCCACGGCTGACCTCCAGCCCGGGCTCGGCGACGCGTTTCTCGGCATCCTCGAGGTGCGGCTCCATGCGGGCGATGGTCTTCAAATACGCTTCCTCGTCATAATGGACCTCGACCACCTGGCGCGGCTGGTCGTACAGAACGCCCGGCCGCCCGAAGAAGCGGTCGATGCTCTTCGCCGCCTGGCGCCCCTGCGCCACGCTCTCGATCACGGTCGAGGGGTTGACGGCATCGCCGCCGGCGAACACGCCGGGAACGCTGGTGGCCATGGTGCGCGGATCGACGGCGATGTGGCCGCGCTTGTCCAGGTCCAGCTTGCCGCCGGTCAGGCCCAGGCTGAGCTTCTGGCCCAGGCAATAGAGGACGGAGCTGGCGCGGATGGTGTACTCGCTGCCCGCGACCGGCACCGGCCGCCGCCGGCCGGAGTCGTCGAAATCAGCCAGCTCGGTCTTGATGCAGTGCAGGCCGCTAACCTTGCCGGCCTTGCCGACGACCTTCAGCGGGTTGACCAGGAAGTCTATCTCGATCCCCTCTTCCTCGGCCCCGACCACTTCCTCGAGCTGGGCCGGCATCTCGGCGCGGGTGCGGCGGTAAGCCAGACGCACATTTTTAGCGCCGAGACGGCGGGCCATGCGGGCGGCGTCCATGGCGGTCGAACCGCCGCCGACCACGACCACGTCGTCGCCGATGGCCACTTTCTTGCCCAGATTGACCTCGCGCAGGAAATCGATGCCCGACAGGACCCCTTTCAATTGATTGCCATCGACGTTCAGCTGCTGCGCCTGGTGGGCGCCGCTGCCGATGAACACGGCGGCGTAGCCTTTTTTGGTCAGCTCCTCGAACGTCGTCACCGGCGAGTTGGTCTTGATCTCAACGCCGGCCCTTTGGATGACGTCGATCTCCGCCTGCAGCTTGTCCTTGGGGAGGCGGAAATCGGGGATGCCGACCTTCATCATGCCGCCGGCAACCTTGAGGGCTTCGAAGACCACCGGCTGGTAGCCCAGGCGGGTCAGGTAAAAGGCGCAGGCCAAGCCGGCCGGCCCGGCGCCGATGACGGCCACCTTCTCCTTGTGGGTTTTTTGGGGCGGGGCGAAGCCGAGCCCTTCGTCGATGGCCCAGTCGGCGAACAGCCGCTTGACCTCGCGAATGGCCAGCGCCTGGTCGTACTTGCCGCGTGAGCACTTGCGCTCGCAGAAGGCAGGGCAGACCCGGCCGCAGACAATCGGGAAGGGGTTGTTCTGCATGTGCTGGAAATAGGCTTCGCGGCGGCGGCCGTCGCCCATGTGCGAGACGTAGGAGGCGGCATCGACGCCGGCCGGGCAGGCGTTGACGCAGGGAGCGGCGAACAGCGCGGCGCAGACGCCGGCCGAGCACTTCTTGTCGCGGATGTGCTCGATGTATTCGTGCTTGAAGTACTTGATGGTCGAAATGACCGGGTTGGGCGCGGACTGCCCCAGGCCACACAAGGAGGTGGCCCGAACCGTATACGCCAGGCTCTCAAGTTTCTCCAGGTCGGCCATGCTGCCGCTGCCGTTGGTGATTTTTTCCAGCAGATCGTACATCTGCTTCAAGCCGACGCGGCAGGGGACGCACTGGCCGCACGACTCCTCGAGCGAGAACTCGAGGAAGTACTTGGCCATGTTGACCATGCAGCTGTCCTCGTCCAGGACAATCAAACCGCCCGAGCCCATGATCGAGCCCAGGCTTTTCAGCGACTCGTAGTCGAGCGCCGTGTTCAGGTACTTGGCCGGGATGCAGCCGCCCGAGGGGCCGCCGGTCTGGGCCGCCTTGAAGGCCTTGCCGTTGGGGATGCCGCCGCCGATGTCAAAGACCAGCTCGCCCAGGGTAATGCCCATGGGCACTTCCACGAGGCCGGTGTTGGTCACCTTGCCCGAGAGGGCGAAGACCTTGGTCCCCTTGCTCTTCTCGGTGCCGATGGCGGCGAACCATTCCCAGCCGTTGAGAATGATGTGGCGGATGGTGGCCAGGGTCTCGACATTGTTGATCACCGTGGGCTTGCCCCACAGCCCCTTGACCGCCGGGAAAGGCGGCTTGGGGCGCGGCTGGCCGCGCAGGCCTTCCACCGAGGCCATCAAAGCCGTCTCTTCGCCGCAGACGAAGGCGCCGGCCCCCATGCGCAGCTCGACGTCGAAGTTGAAATTCGTTTCAAAGATGTTCTGGCCCAGCAACCCCAGCTCGCGGGCCTGGGCGATGGCGGCGTTCAGGCGCTCGATGGCCAGCGGGTATTCGGCGCGGACGTAGATGGTGCCCTTGTCGGCGCCGATGGCGTAGCCGGCGATGGCCATCCCTTCCAGCACCGAATGCGGATCGCCCTCGAGCACGGCGCGGTCCATGAAGGCGCCGGGGTCGCCCTCGTCGGCGTTGCAGATAACGTATTTCTGATCGCTCTGGGAATCGGTGGTGAACTTCCACTTCAGGCCGGTGGGAAAGCCGGCGCCGCCGCGGCCGCGCAGCCCCGACTTGGTGATGACGTCGATCACCTGCTCGCGGCTCATCTGGGTCAGCGCCTGGCCCAGGGCCTCGTAACCGCGCTGGGAGATGTATTCGCCAACGTTTTCCGGGTCGATGCGGCCGCAGTTGGACAGGACGACCTTCAGCTGCTTCTCGAAGAACGGCACCTGCTTCTTCTGCTCGACGATCTTGCGCGCCTCGGGGGCCTGCCACAGATATTTCTGCAGCGGCCGCCCCTTCAGGAAGTGTTCCTGGACGATCTCGGCGGCGTACTCCACCTTCAGCTTGATGTAGAAGGAGCCGTCGGGGTAGACGACCATCACCGGCCCGAGCTCGCAGG comes from Candidatus Aminicenantes bacterium and encodes:
- a CDS encoding NADH-dependent [FeFe] hydrogenase, group A6, producing the protein MSKNITLTIDGKEITVEAGTTILEAARQAGVLIPSLCYHPNLKPTASCGVCIVEIDGMPGPKRSCCTPAEKGMKVTTNSRQLRSLRKTLVELVLSNHATECPTCVANNKCELQDLANAMGVDFDRFQLVVEDRPIDESSPSVHRDPKKCIVCGRCVTVCSDIQSVSAIDMVNRGFEVNVNTFFKEGLGHSSCVNCGQCTVFCPTGALRERSEVDDVWDAILDPGKIVVVQEAPSIRVTLAEEFGMDMGTVTVGKMYAALKKIGFDYVFDTNFTADLTIMEEGTELIERVKSGGLLPLITSCSPGWIKFMETYFPDFAAYTSTCKSPQQMFGTLVKTYFAKEKGLDPAKIVSVSIMPCTAKKFEARRPEMNDSGFQDVDYVLTTREFVRMIKEAKLDFKNLPDATPDDLMASYTGAATIFGATGGVMEAAIRSAYFLLAGKNLDDLDVKAVRGLEGIKEATLTIPAKGLGDLTVKVAVAHGLGNARALMEKVQKQIRDTGKSEYAFIEIMACPGGCVGGGGQPYGSVIADRARRGQGLYLEDKGLAKRQSHENPGVQRIYEKFLGHAGSETCHKLLHTCYFERSLLNGACVKEATHKHAGHHS
- the nuoF gene encoding NADH-quinone oxidoreductase subunit NuoF; this encodes MSVYRTHVLLPVDEGTAQAGVFEVKRRLEKELQARKLQDEIKVLESGSVGIVGKGVILAVYPDRMYYFHVTENDVTRIIDEHLLKGRVVAGLSHAPVASMAAAPVAATAAEKGAKIGLTRAQRRVVLDKAWTVDPENIDEVLAAGGYRGIEKIFTEKITPEAVIEQIKSSGLRGRGGAGFPTGMKWEFTRKASGAEKYVICNADEGEPGTFKDRLILEGDPHKLIEAMTIAGYAIGAAKGFVYIRGEYELSIERLKRAIAQASAYGLIGQNILESGFSFELEIRKGAGAYICGEETALIESLEGKRGNPRVKPPYPVTNGLWQKPTAVNNVETLANVPAIIANGAGWFRKIGTDKCPGTKVFTILGHVEYPGLVETDMGTSLREIIFGYGGGIRGGKKFKAALLGGAAGVFLPEKLLDVKMDFESLKENRAVLGSGAVLVMDEGTSILDMLFSIAKFFAHESCGQCVPCRIGTQQILQIVYRLRQGQGREGDAATMLHLADTMFKSSLCPLGQSLIMPVKSALDHFPEEFNLNPK
- a CDS encoding NAD(P)H-dependent oxidoreductase subunit E, which translates into the protein MKRDKILKQYEASTDNLLAILHDIQDASAEHYLDDADLRAAADYLKLPYSFVFGVASFYTMYSLKPRGKNLIRVCQSPPCHLLGSSTISRELMRLLGVGFGETTPDKLFTLEMTSCLGVCGVAPAMMVNGRVYGNLTSERIAGVIEDLRRAK
- a CDS encoding FAD-dependent oxidoreductase; this encodes MAVIGAGPAGLACAFYLTRLGYQPVVFEALKVAGGMMKVGIPDFRLPKDKLQAEIDVIQRAGVEIKTNSPVTTFEELTKKGYAAVFIGSGAHQAQQLNVDGNQLKGVLSGIDFLREVNLGKKVAIGDDVVVVGGGSTAMDAARMARRLGAKNVRLAYRRTRAEMPAQLEEVVGAEEEGIEIDFLVNPLKVVGKAGKVSGLHCIKTELADFDDSGRRRPVPVAGSEYTIRASSVLYCLGQKLSLGLTGGKLDLDKRGHIAVDPRTMATSVPGVFAGGDAVNPSTVIESVAQGRQAAKSIDRFFGRPGVLYDQPRQVVEVHYDEEAYLKTIARMEPHLEDAEKRVAEPGLEVSRGLTLDEAVEEARRCLHCDRNQNPEKEAVVAEAVAIEAML